From the Papaver somniferum cultivar HN1 chromosome 2, ASM357369v1, whole genome shotgun sequence genome, the window taggtaaagatgaacttgtccaaagtgaaagcttaccaatacatatttcgagaaatagataggcgagataaactcggctcgaaatagcaaatgtgtataatcaaagtctatatagaaaaacgatttttgtctcaagataggagatagagtagatagacttttgagtgatagataagttcaagtctccacataccttttagtcgatgaagttccaccagttccttgagtagttcttcgtcttgtatgatgatcgccatggagttcttgagctcaactacactttctatcctagtcctagacttagctatagtagactagaaatcaagacttatagtttgatcactaacattgacaaacatgcttgagatagcaacgcatgcgagttcgaccgagcagtgctctaacaataatagcTGAGTTTTTTCCTTGTAGGAACTATGCCTCTCAAGCATTTCCAAATAAAGAGTTTCACTTTATGAGGAACTTTAGCTTTCCAGAGATTTTTCCAAACTATTTTTGGAATCCTCTGAGATTATTGATTCCTTAAGTGAGGATTATGAGTTAAAGCCTTGTAGGCTGAATTGACAGTGAATTCCCCTGTTCTATTTGGTTCCCATATCATCTTATCATGTCCATTCTGAACTAGATTCACCTGAAGAACTAGATCTGCTATAtgatttggaaaatgatctataATTATTGTTGTGTTCCATCTCTTGGGATTTTGAAGCATAAGGTTAGATACATCCACAATTCTAGCTGGTTCTCTATAGTTTTCATTAGGAATCGGAGGAGTTTCCAGTCCTCTAATCCACTTGTCATATCAAACTAAGGTTTTAGTGCGACACCTTACATCCTATCTGTGACATTTTCTAACATTCTCAATCCCTAGCTCAACCCGCTTCCAAATCTAGGATGAGCTTTGATGTTTCTCTTGCAGATGAAGGAAATCACAAAATGGAGAATATTTAGCTTTCATGTTTTATAACCATGCCTTATCAGATTCAGTACACAGCCTCCATGCCAGTTTGGTTATTAAGGCCATGTTATACTGTTCTAAATTACGGAAAGAAAGTCCTCCATCTTCCTTTGAAAAACAAAGAGAATCCCAAGAAATAAAATTAATACCATTATTTTCTCTATGGGCCCACCAAAATTTCCTTTGCATTGTATCTAACTGTTGCAGAGTATTTTTCGGTAGTCTGAAATTACTCATATATTGAGCAGGTATGGAGTTTAAGACTGATTTAACCGTAGTTATTCTTGCAACATGATTAAAAGTCTTGGAACTCCAGccttaaaatctattttcaaaagaGTCTTTCATTAAACTGAAGGAATTAGTTttagacttaccaaaaaaaattagTTTTAGACTTGCCATGTTAGGAACTTGATAGGCTGTTTTTTACTTGCCAACCAAATCTCTTTCTGTCCGTTGTTTTGCGATTTTCAGAATGAATCATAGTCcaaaagaaatagaaaaaaattaaaatcggGGATTTTACCAAAGAGTGCAAGATTGGTGGTTTCTATTGCATTACTCATTTCATTTATTTTATCTATTCTCCTACTAAACGAAAGAAAATAGTTAATAGTTTGGTTTTCCATTCCTTGGTGAGAGATTCTCTCTGTCTCTTCTCTTTTGCTTAACTTAATGTTTAATTAAgtgtaaaattttaaaaaccaatAGTAATCCTACAACATCAAAATAAGTTGTTTACTTATATGTAAACTGTAGAAAATTAGAGATGAAAAGACGATATCCCCTACACGTACCATGAATTAAACGACCAAAATTATATGTGAAAGTGCATGAAGGATGATGAAGGATGTTTTTGAAAGAGCAAAACATTAAGGATTTAGTTACTTAGTTGACAGTTTAACTTCCGTTTAAGAGTCCCACTTCAACTGAATTATTGGTAGTTGGTTCAGTTGGATGAATAATTTACGATTTCTAAgttctttttgttgtttttattaTAGTATATATCTCTTCTTATCTTGTAGATATAATACTAGTAAAATCTAAATACAACTGGAATTTGGAACCACTACTAAAGGAGTGCTTTAGAATTTCTTCTTTGGAACCACACTTATTTTACTTTTAGTTGACTAGATTACTTATTCTACTAATATATTTACGATCAGAAAATTTCTCAACTTGATATATCACAAAAAGCATCTCCCATAATTCATTTAATTCATGTAGATGATCTTCCGATAACCTATAAAGCATCAGATCACAGTAACCAACACCTTAAAACCCTCCTCCATGTCTATAGCTCCTCGGCAGGGCAAGTAATTAATATTACTAAATCAGTAATCATCCATCACCCTAATTTAGACCCAATCAAAATAAATGATCTTCAGCAATTTTTTAATATGCCGACCGCATCAAAACCTCCAACCTATCTAGGCATCCAGTTTAAACAAGGAAGAGCATCAAATCTGACTTTCACTCCCCTCCTACAAAGACTAGTAAGAAAAGCAAACAAATAGATGACAAAATGCTAACTCCGGCCAAAAGACTCGTTCTCATCAAAACCTCACTAACCCCGACCTCCAATCACataatgcaaacacaaaacctacccaaaaatatacacaaacaaATATATCGTATCAccaggaattttttctggggacatgacTCAACAATAAAAAAACTACACCCTATAGGATGGGATAGAGCAACAAAACCATTAGCCGAAGGAGGATtagaaataagaaaaagaagtgatcatAATAAGGCTCTTCTCATGAAGAGAATCTGGAATTTGCATGAACAACGTAACTATATATGCGGAAGTCTATTCAGTGCAAACTaccttaaagagcaaccaatttTACAAGGAAGCATTTCCGTGCCCTCTTCTTCCGGTCCTCAACGGAGACAACTCGCATTAATTATCCTACCATGCAAAACTTAATTTTCCatcgtattggaaatgggttaACAACTCCGATAGAAGCTAATTGGATTCCACACTCTACCAATCTAGACCCAACACAATGCTACCCAATCCAAACGGTAGCAGATATCATCGACCCAATCTCCCACTATTGGAATCGTGAAAAACTGAACACATTTCCCAATCCAATAATTCAAAAAGTCATCAACATCCACTTTCCCCAAAATAATACCCCGaataaaattatctggccacactAAAAAACTGGAAAGTACACTACATCttcgggatacaaatgtctaacccatggTCAACCAACCCGCACACCTGTACCACCTACCAAATTCTTGtggaccttaccatgtccaccaaaaattcggctTTTCTCGTGGAAAGCCATCAATaaaggattaccaaccttctctctcttacatcgaatccatttgaccaactcagaCATATGTCCAAGATGCAATACTGATAGGTAATTAGCAAGCCACCTTTTAATTCATTGTCCAACGACAACTACTTCCTGGAATACCTTATTCAATCAACTTACAAATGCACCAAACTCCAACCCCGCCCCGAATTTCACCTTAACTCCACAAACAACCATATCCCAAATCCTGCAACAACCAACATCAATATCTATAATCTCCTCCTTCTGTTTTCTATTCTGGACCCTATGGCTATCCAGAAATGATCTAATTTACCAACAAAAATAAACAACTTCAGAAGAAATCCCAGACTGGGCACAAAAACTACAATAAGAATATTCCGGGGCACTGCACGCTTCACCACCAATCATACCAGGAGATACATCAACATTCAACCACCCAATATCAGATAGAAGGATATCAACAATATCGGTAGGTTGGTCCACTCTGAACATCAACTATATTAAGATTAACACAGATGGAGCAGCCAGAGGCCACCCGGGATTTGCAGGAGCGCGATTCGTCTGTAGAGACTCTGATGCACGAACGTTAATATCAATGACTCAACTACTGGGAATTACTATTGCCCTAACTACAGAAACATGGGCGTTACTATTggcctcaagaacaacaacataaaGACAATGGCCTAGAATTCTCTTTGAAACGGACTCAGAGAACCTCCTGTGTTTCATCACATCAACCACCATACCACCTTGGTACATAGCAggaatgattgaagaaataaaaagtaGGCTTACGCAAATCCCGCAAGTCGCTATACAACACAACTACAAGGAAGGTAATCAAGCAGCGAACGGATTAGCAAATCATGCAGCAGATGGAAGCCAAGCAGGAAACTATTCAACCAAATTTGGGACCAGACAATCCTATCTTTTATCAGTCACATTTTATTTCAGGACTCTGTGGGTACCACACACCCACGACAAGTTGTAATTTAAACTTTTCAAATTAAATTcatgctcaaaaaaaaaaaaaaaaaaatctgaaaactaCTTTCTTTTACTACAAGTTGGTCGTTCCCATGCATATATAAATACCACCTTCTGCCACTCCCTCATACCCAAGCTTCATTTCTCTCCTTCAACAAATTAAGATATCATACATGATACAACACGGCATTTAAACCAACAGACCGCACCTTTTTCCCACTCTTCATACAAATCCTGCTCCTATCTCCCTCTAACTTATTTCTCTTTATTGATTTGACGAGGAGGACAGCTTTTATTAGGGCAAGTACGTACGCATAGAAAGAGGTAGGTGATCAGTAAAATACATACGGGTTAACTGTTTGATAGGTCATAATTCATGCATGTTTAGATATTTTAGCCTTCTTAATTGATGTTAGCTACACTCTTTGATCATCTTCTCAACAAATGAACTAGGGGTCAGTTCTTTAGACAATACAATTAAAATAGTTATATGTTGATTTTgttaattctcaatctttgtgtTAATGAAGTATTTATCTGATTTAAGAGCATGTATTCCTTTATTAATTTTCCTTTTTTCAAATAATTTTCAGGCAAACAAGTTTATTCGTCATGGATTCATACAATACAACATGGAATCAAAAAGAGAAGGTAGTGATCATAATGGGTCAAACCGGAACCGGAAAATCAAGACTTTCGATCGATCTTGCAATTCGTTTCTCAGGTGAGATCATAAACTGCGACAAGATACAAGTCTATGAAGGGCTAGACATTATTACAAACAAGGTATCTCATGAAGAGCAAAGTGGTATTCCTCATCATCTATTAGGAGTAATAAACCCAAATGAAGAATTCACTTCATCCGATTTTCGACGTGTAGCTATGCACGCAATCGAATCCATTTTAGCTCGTAAACGTCTTCCAATCATCGTTGGCGGCTCTAATTCGTTCATCGAAGCattggtagatgatgatgaaCTTGAGTTCCGGTCGAATTATGATTGCTGTTTCATTTGGGTTGATGTATCGTTGCCATTACTTCACTCTTTTGTATCAAAAAGAGTTGATCAAATGGTAAATTTTGGATTAGTAACTGAGGTCCGGGAATTTTTTGAACCAAGTGGAGACTATACTCGAGGAATAAGACGTGCCATTGGTGTACCTGAGATGCATCGGTACCTTCAACTTGAATCGTCTGTGGACGAAGAAACTCGCGAGAAATTACTTGAAGTAGCAATCGACCAAATCAAGATTAATACATGTACTTTAACGATGCGTCAATTGCAGAAGATTTATCGGCTTCGTTCCCTACCTGGATGGAACATACATCGCGTCGATGCCAGCCAAGTGTTCTTATTATTGGATGGTAGAGATGTCGATGATGCATGGGATAAGATAGTTGTTGCTCCAAGTACCTTGAGGGTCGCTAAGTTTCTTTACGGTACTGATGATGATCAAGATCAAACGGCTGACATTGTCGTCCCTACTACTGATTCCTTCTTGAAAAATGCAATCATGGGAATGGTTGTTGCTGCTACGcagtaaaaagtatatcaaagggtcCCACAAACACAGCACACTACCCTGTCCTACTGGTGTTTTGACACGTGGAAAAGGGTTTGTCGTTgattttatcttttcttcttttttggttaTCTGAGAATTTATTACAACGCACGTATAATTGCGGCCGTAATTAAAGCTGAGTCTGCCAATAATCGCACTCAGATTTTCCGTACTTATAATTGGGTCCCACGTTGCTGCACGTGTATTATTTTGCTACTGCACGTAGGTTAGTTAAAGTATAGATCATTTTCTCCGCATTTTCTACTTTAGGAAAGAAAGATTCACTCGATTAAAAATGTGTGATTTGTTTTTGATATGCTACTTTAAGgaataatttattaaattactACGAGGACCACTTAGTGGGTTACCTTACCGAACACTGTGTTATTATCTTCTTTTAATGCGAACGCAGGAAGGAAATGTTTCTATCTACAGAAATTCCATGCACTCAGACAAAATAAGGCAAATTGATCTTCAAGCTCCATCAGTAGTGGTAAAGTTACTGTGAAGACAGAAGTAACAATGATAGCATCGTGTTCATAATCATTATTCCCAGTGTCGATAAAACCACTATAATAATTAAAACACATTCAAAGCAGCATATAATAATTATATTGGAAATTTTGGGTTTTCGGGATCGTCCTTGTTTCTCATCGTAGAGGCGTCTATGATGATTCAAACGATGCATAATATAGATATAAGGAAACTATAAGTacagaatgtaaatgagacaataatttacgtggttcaacactaaggcctaTATCCACGGGGGGTTCGGTTTTTCATTATGTATCGTATAAGGTTACAAAGGATACTCGAATGACTCTGAGTAGGGAACGACGATAGAAAAAAGGTAGATAAAACTCATACTTACTTTTACAATTTCTCCCTCCTTAATTATAGTTCTCTCTCTCTAAATCTGATCGACTCATTCTCCTTTTGTTGAGCAGGGTATTTATAGATCTATGTGGGCCTCTCTTTACTGCCACTGTCAATGCTTATCGTCTTGGTTAATGTGCTGAACCGATGACCATCTTCGTAATTCCCCGATGCCTCCAACGATAATGTATGGTGACGATGGTGCATCTCTTTTTCCTCCGTTGGATGTTTGACACACACCCTATGTCTATAGCATTTAAGTCAGGTGGTTGGGACAGTCCGCACGCGTTAGACAAATGTTACTACGGCTGTCACCTCCTTGTCAGCAATACTCATCTCCTCCGTTCATTTCGGATCTATCTTGGGATAGGATAAAGTAGATTTTTGGATCTTCTATGGTGCTTCACGGTGATATATCGATCCGGTACTCCTTGGTCCTCCCATCGTCGGATCAgtctggtgtttgagggtgaaaactaagggtgcacaggaaccgagccagaccgacggaccgaaccggaaccgatggaaccgtacctgattttggaccgaaccgaggtacaaggtacaagtaccggtcccaaaaataggaaccgagctctgggggtacaggtacacggtccaacaCATGAACCGTCCCGTACCGGACCGAAGTCCCGAATAATTCTgaccgttagatttaggggataaggGATCTGTCTCAGCCATTGGATTAATAGGGGGTATATAAGCTCActgtgagaaggagaagaaattcttAGGGTTTCAGAATTTCAGTTCCTTTAATTTTTTCTCGCCTCTTCTCAGTACttctctctgagaaggagaagaaattctccccttcttctgatcttcatcttctctgttaaCCTTCAATCAAACGATTAAAAGTTCAAACCGTATTACTTCGTCTGTCTCTTCGTTTTTAATTCCGGTGTGAAGAAAATTAGAAGAACAATTCCGGTGGtaagtaatttttaattttttgattttaatttttgtatgcaTGTCTGTGAATCTGTGATTGAGATTAACGGATTTTTGTTTTCTCTAGCGAGTAGCGGCTTAAAGGATTTTCTTCATCTCCCACCAAACCTTCATAGCGAGTAGCGGCTTAAAGGATTCACTGCAATCACCGtaagatctttttcttcttcatatggatgttgtttcttttacacttCTGAAACTAAATCTAGGCTTTTAGTGTTCTGtcacatttttggatgattttttttgcttttagatcTTTGATTCATGAGCAGTAGTTTAGCCGTGAAGATGGAAATGCTATTCTAAAGCTAGGGTTACCTAAAAATTTCTGTAATAGACTAAtagttgttttttagttttgtGAATGCTGATAAAATGTTAACATGGGTGTTGAATTTGACTCTGAGTATTTAGTTTACCATTCTTTTGATTGAGTTAGTTTAAAGGCTATTGATGAATGTTTTTGAACAGTTATTATGAATCATACTTGAAATAGAAAGCTAAATTGTTCACTTCCATAGGTATTTGTATGGATTTTCACAAGTAATTAGATAACCAGTTCACAGAACCTTGTGTAGCCCACTCTTACCTCTGTAAGTATTCTTGCCTTTTGTTTCCGTgtctctattttgggtttgttgaATTCCTGGCTAATTGTGTTTCATTAGCTTTTAATTTTAATTCTGGGAAATCGAAGTAGAACATGCATTTTATCATACAATTTCAAtgcatctttttataattttgagcTTAACCACCAAATATCGAAGTAGAACATGCATTTTATCATACAATTTCAAtgcatctttttataattttgagcTTAACCACCAAATTTAGTGTTCCTATACGAGTTTTTAATTGACTGTATAAGATTGGGTCAGTCATTGTTAAGAGTGGCAATTTATAAGCAATGAGTTGCCAGATTTTGCTGATCATAAGCTACATTACCCCACTCTACAGGCCAAAGATTGAGACCAATTGAGAGCAATTGCCTGACAAGTAAAATCAAGGTACATTATCAAAGGCAGGAGCCGCAGGACTGCATCAATTGCAGAAGGTAGAAAAATCCCGAACTTTACAATTTCATAACAGTAGaacatttttatcttcttctataGAATGGGAATCATTGTCTAAAGAATTTTATGGAACACATTGTACATAGCCTCTTTCTGATTACTGAACTTTATGTTCTTTATTAACTGCATGTCACACAAGTACTAGAAGCACATGTTAAACAGATTTCACAAATTACTAAACTTTAAATGTTCACATGTACTGGTTCACAGTAAATGATTGAAGCACTATAAATGATTGTCCACTGTTTACTAGATtacatgttttcttcttcttattcatgtACTAGTCCACTTTAAGGATTGAAGATAGTTAAATTTCATGTACTAGTTCACTGTTCACATGTATTATGTCTTATTCACTGAGCTCAAATACAGGAAGTGCCAACTTTGTCAGTGATGGAAATATGACGTCATTTCACTCGGAGAAATGTTGAAGAACCCTCTTGCAATTACTGTGGAAGGACTTATAGGGCTAACATGTCCAGAAATGGAACTTCTGCCTTGTGAAATGCTTAGAAGTTGCAATAATGCTTAGAAGTTGTAACTTATGCAGTTATGCACTTATGCTTATGCTTAATGAAATTATGCTTAGAAGTTAGAACTTATGCAGTTATGCACTTATGCTTATCCAGTTATGCTTAGAACAATGTTTttaatatttatgaaattttttttttcccctgaaatggaaccggaaccggtatcgaccggaaccgaggtactcggtaccgggaccggtccatttttttggtaccgaagggtataaggtacaggtacacggtctcggcaagaaccgagccgaaccgtaccgtgtgcacccttagtgaaaacagtttctgttggtttcggtaatttcgtgtgatgtgggtgagaaacaaatctaaaccctaaacaatgtactgcaagggagtactttagattcgagagatcaatctgtacaagtccggcgtaaaccaagaaatggccgttccagacttgcttcggtcacaaagtggaggagaagggttagttttgggcagggaagcgaagagagtgttgagaccagaatagttgattctggaaaatTAGTtcttttgtgacttgtatcagaaagtgggaagctaacagatgggaaagctagcaaacgttttctgattgttgtatgttcttgaccagaacttgttgttcggtgaaaataggtaatgcctatttatacaagtcgaagtgaaacgtactatggtctcattaagaaatggaaaacgggtgagtaaatgggaggatgtGGTAACCAgcaacgcttggaattgatgttccataaaagaaagcgtttcaccattactccctgtatttactaaccgcctcatccttatgacactttctaataacgagcgtagtgtacaccgcacgctgtaaaccgccaaaccaatacacaatgagcatcccccaatttgtgacatgtgttgatgtcccgagtgttttcatggaaaacatgtagcatgttgttattgtctggcaagttgagcttggaagacttgccggctcggtggtgaccttcgacggtcgagattttgcatcttaagaggaaggtagccgttgattactgcaacctttcatttggtagccaatggcatgaaagtatgattagTATGGTtttaatatgtcccagtttaggcgcggccaaaagttagggttttggttttgtttaggcgcgaccaaactagggccaaaggtttccatgcgttagctggtaaccttggacggctaagatctgcatcttagatgaaaaagtggtagttgattgttgcaggccttcgttttggtagtcgcatagggaaggccgcatggtatggcgcggcaaggtggttggcatgccattggcacatgtggcatggcatgccttggcgcggtttggcatggccaaaactaaggttttaggccaaaggttaccatgcgttgtttggcgaccttggacgtctaggatttgcatctaggatggaagggtggtcgttgatcgtcacacgccttcgttttggtagccgcatggggaaggccggcatgatgTGACTCggcgaggtggttggcatgttattggcacatgtggcatgacatgccttggcgtggccaaaactagggctttgggccaaaggttaccatgcgttgtttggcgaccttaaacggataggatttgcatctaggatggaagggtgaccgttgatcgtcgcacgctttcgttttggtagccgcatagagaaggccgacatggtggggccaaggccaatgacgcggttggcttggcatagtggggccaagggtttagtacggacggcttggcatggtggggccaaggcaaggtgtggttggcttggcatggtggggccaagggtctggcatgccattggcgcatggtgcagctagcatggttgggaccAATGGTTTtccatgccattggcgcatggtgcggctagcatggttggggccaaggaaaggcgcggttggattggcatggtgaggccaagggttgggcatgccattggcgcatggtgcggctagcatggttggagacaaggaaaggcgcggttggcttggcatggcggggccaagggtttggcatgccattggcgcatggtgcggctagcatggttggcatgccttggcgcggtagacgtggctggcatggttggcattccttggcgcggagatgtggctggcatggttggcatgccttggcgcggagatgtggctggcatggtttgccattggcatagtggtgcggctggcatggttggcatgccttggtgcggagatgtgtctggcatggtttgccattggcacagtggtgcggctggcatggttggcatgccttggcgcggatatgtggctggcatggtttgccattggcacagtggtgcggctggaatggttggcatgccttggcgcggtagcatgagaattagggtttggtatgtacgaagatgatgtcggtcaatactaagggttctgccgtggaacatgacacatgtatataagaaaaaggtaccctggtaattcttacgtaggtatgttgaatgattcaataaatgcgctagtggttgtagtgacgtcatgtcagatgtaaggttttacgattttaaccctaagctaaaaaccaccatcaacattaagtcccacgcttagctcggaacaagagcattatcgctaggtaagcataagatggtgataggccaagacaaaatcgaaatggaaagtcatgaaaagatggtcaggaagacccgactaacatttttcgagaggtaaggagaatttatgattcttgtgttggcggccttgcgtaaattctactcgtggtgtttctggctagaccttgaaatggtagaggcggttgctagttgagatgcagactgtcggcttggcttgatcacgcgtcatcttggctgggctagggaatgcggaggtgctggattagcgagttgtcggtgttggtgtgGCTTGACCAaagccgctggcgttggtcggcttggaatgggagccgcaggcgttggtcggcttggaatgggagctgcAGGCGTTGATCggtttggaatgggagccgcaggcgttggtcggcttggaatgggagccatcagcattggtcgtcttgaaataGAGCTGCTTGCGTTTCTCGGCTTGGAGTGGAtctagcttgagttccttggaaggatgacgattGGATTTAGTTCTGTGGAAGGATGACAAccggcttcagtttcatgggatgatggaa encodes:
- the LOC113354350 gene encoding adenylate isopentenyltransferase 5, chloroplastic-like is translated as MDSYNTTWNQKEKVVIIMGQTGTGKSRLSIDLAIRFSGEIINCDKIQVYEGLDIITNKVSHEEQSGIPHHLLGVINPNEEFTSSDFRRVAMHAIESILARKRLPIIVGGSNSFIEALVDDDELEFRSNYDCCFIWVDVSLPLLHSFVSKRVDQMVNFGLVTEVREFFEPSGDYTRGIRRAIGVPEMHRYLQLESSVDEETREKLLEVAIDQIKINTCTLTMRQLQKIYRLRSLPGWNIHRVDASQVFLLLDGRDVDDAWDKIVVAPSTLRVAKFLYGTDDDQDQTADIVVPTTDSFLKNAIMGMVVAATQ